The nucleotide sequence cgctgtccaccactggtcgacctatggcaaacctctcggctgcccaaagctgaagcaacatagggcagccagcgatgatcgctcccgcgtcagtcttcgtgcacgcctcacagagggcacggtacgtggctgctagcacggcagaaccccagctccactgcggcacgtcctgtggctgagcatccgcgatgtgcctaataattgattttggttcaaagccaatgttaccaacaacactgctgtacatctcacttgccacaaaagctgaagtgatgtttcggtgatacttctccaccccttgtaagtagcacttgtgctcggtcacaatgctaactttccaataatcattccatttacccttatatgcatggacacgccacggacaattttccttcatgcacctcacttcatacacataatttgttgacttgaccaccctaaactctctctgcaaggaaactgcccaatgcttcaccgcctccttcatctcatccttatgagcatatcttgcaccctcaattacctcgttctccttatactcccagggtacatgatcaccctctgatataacaagtccagagaagtcctcatttgcccaatcagtggccattacatcaccttcctcatcggatgatgcgtcgtcgtccacttcctcattatccgaatctttcctctccatttcatcaacaattataccgactctctccccctcatccgccatgcccatagcctgctcctcccttggttgattttcctcattttgcatcgatggtccaacaacatcccctgcattgataggaccctctacatcttcggtttgcattgaaacatttatatctttctcttgtaccgacacaaatataacgaggggccatgaccgttcaaaagccatttccacataccgtctccaagcatcagtgctgtccatcggcattagttcccaaaaataaccttctgttgcacgactcactacaactgacactgacattgtgtagacttcttggtctattctaaatcctctcaacaaccaactataaattgactgaaatgttctctccgcaggcctatcgatgcccttagatgtcattacaaaatctgacagatcaacaccatctggaccaaatctaatatttccttcaccgtgaactatctgaaatgtgaccttacttgacattgtgcctgatgaaaacaataactgcgttaacctcgcatttctgtactacgccctaagttacattctctacaatattgttctctaaatttctaaaattacgttacattctccagatcaaactaaactacatcttacaattaacactactgtctatgtctcaattcatactattatattctatgctctggatctacacatatgtgatgtgtgctacagatgtgctaaaatatatggaactaaaactaaaacgcaacatatatactcaaacataacatattagtacaaatgcaaaagatgtatgggagcatacctgtgatgaattgagcgaaccagcagggcttcgccgctccccttctgctgccctcccctctctctcttttgttttttttggatttttagtgaatataatgaaatttcacagaggagggactgggctttatagggggagaggcaaaaatcgccctcccccagggcggcaagggggccgcctgcaaaattccatgccccctcgccgcccatttgcaggcggccccccccacagtacaaaatcgccctagcggagggcggcaagggggccgcctgcaaaattccatgccccccctcgccgccaatttgcaggcggccccccgcacagtataaaatcgccctagcggagggcggcaagggggccgcctgcaaatttcgttgacggccgtcgcccgagagcgaacggccgtctgccacgtcattttcgccgccctctgagagggcgatttttaaggcggtaggcgactccttccgtcaattttcaaaatgaaaaattatttttgtaaaacttttaataaaaaaaattataaataaaaaaaattctcaatcTGCAAGCATGGCTCCATGCCTCCGGCCTCCTCATCAATCATACGTCATGGTCAACTGGCACTGTGGCACACCAATCAGGCAATCACCAAGTCAACTGTATGACCCTTTGCAAGTCAACTGTATTTCAATCTACAGACAGATCCATCATTTCGAGCTAGCTCTTCCGGTCATCGAAGTCGCCTCTACGTATAGAGAGATCATACCATGGTCGATGCAATGTACTTTCTTACCTTCACGATATCTGATTTCGGAGTCGTCGGGGATGCCTTGAAGTCAACTGTACAGAGCAGTTTGGGGTATCTAAATTCTAAAGTCAGCTTCTCCATACATGGATGCGATCGAGCAATGTATGGTAGATTTGACTGAGAACTTTCAACTTTGGCCATAGCTTTCAAGAAAAATGTTGATCCATGATTGTTAACCCTATGTGTTGGGTTCTGCACATGAAGCATAAATTAGCGGAATTGCTATCCTTCATTCCACAAAAAAATATGAGCATTTCTATCAAAATTTGGACTATTAATCCGTGCCAACCTCCTTTAGCTTCAACGAGTCATGGCAGCTCTAGCGAGGCATCAACACCCCCAACCAGTTTAGGTCGGGGAGAGGGGGCTTTCCCTGGAGCGTCGACGGAACCGTATGGATGGAGGCTGGCAGTGGGCCAGCGTCTACGCTTGGCTTGAGGATCGGAGGAGAGGTGGGGAGCAAGCTCGCTCGCTCTACCAAACAAGCGTCTTGTTTGGATCCCCAGGGTATTAAATAACCCTTCGGAATCTTACTATttaagagtattaaacatagattattgacaaaacccattccataacttctagtctattttgcgagacgaatctaacgaggtatattaatccatgattagcggaTGATTATTGTAGCATCATTGTAGCaaattatggattaatatacctcgttagattcgtctcgcaaatagcccaggggttatggaatgggttttatcagtagggctatttaatagcaaGATTCCGAAGGACTATTTAATAGACCGGAGGATCCAAATAGGGCCAAGGTCACAAAGAGAAGGCGTGCGAAGAAAAAGAACGTGAACATTAGgtaatgacctaatatcaaatataaATAGAATGAGTGAGACTTCGAACTCAGACcggctagcccaccaccttatgAAGCTAATCAGAAGACCCCTGGACATTTCTCAAGATGCACGTAGAAGAAAATAAGGTTATTGTTCATGCATGGATCTTAATGCAATCCTAGCCATCCACAAATTAATTGAAATCAGGGGCTGTCCGTCAAAAGTCCAATAACATAGATGCGATCGAACGATGTACGCAGTAGTATACATCAAGAGATCTATGGTAGATTTGACTGAAAACGTTGGGCATATCTTTGAAGAACACGTTAGTCCATGATTGTTAACCATTTGTGTGCAGTGTTGGGTTCAGGGTACTGTACATGACGTATAAATTAATTGGAAACTATAGGAGCGCAAAAAAAGGAATCACCATATATGGGACTATATATAGTACCTCATAATGTTGTATCAGATCGGTACATATATATAAGATGCTAATGAGCTAGGATCGTATTAGAGTGAATTGCTCATTAGCAAGTAGTGCTAAAACACAGTTAGCTAGCTAAGTAGTTAGGGATTGTTGAGCCGGAATAGTATCATCCAGGTACTTTTGAGTTTCAGTCAGTGATCTGATCTATGGCACACGATCAAGAAATTCAGCTAATGATAAAAGGTACTCCTTCAGAATCGAACCCTTCCTGATTGGTTCAGGTTGTACTACTTCAACTTATGCGTGGGTCCTCTTATATACCTTAgtaagtactctctccgtcccgaTATAAGAGCTATCTATATTCGTAGTAGTTAGACTTATATTGAGACGGGAGAGTAGCAAACTAGTACATGCTGTCATGATTCATTTCTGCACTTTCAGACTCGAACCTCGTAATATTTGATAGATCAACGGTAagcatgttatttttttttaaaaaaaagtactatTGGAATTACACATTTTAATGATTTTTTCCAATAGTTCCATTGTTgagatttttgtttaattatgCTAAACGAAAGACTAAATGCGTTTTAGCTTCAATGGAAATGTAACCTCTTACAAAAACAGTAGTATGAATGCCCTGCAAATTCTAGCCACACGATTGGTTCTCTTCAATTTGATTGTCAAATTAAAGCAACGGGTAGTACACTAGTAGTAGCAGTTCACGGCAACCTTAGCTGCGCAGTGCGTACGTACGCATGTCTCACTGCGTACATCCTTTAATTTGTCTGCGTTAAGAACAGGCTCAGACAATAATTAAACTTCACTGGTTCGATCACACTTACACCACGTACGCTAAATTACTGTAACTTTCTTTCTGCCAAGATACTCCCGGACAGGAGGAATCCTGCCATGGCGAAATCTGCAAGGGGCAAGCTGCGCTTGGGCCGCCGATCGCGAGGAGAAGAGGCGTTCGACGATGTCGGTGGGTGCCAGTGATGGTGGACATGCTGATGCTGCTCGTCGGGGAGGCAATGGCGCCTCTCCTCACCCGCCTCTACTACAACTCCGGCGGCAACAGCCTATGGATGGTCACGCTCGCGCAGTCCGCCGGAGCGCCGCTGCtggtcatccccttcctcctcacgccgcgggccgccgccgtcggggagcctcggccggcgccggcggcatccAAGATGGTCGCCATCTGCGTGGCCCTCGGGCTCGTCGTCGGCTGCGACAACCTCATGTACTCGTACGCCATGCTGTACCTGCCGGTGTCCACGTTCTCGCTCCTCGCCGCGACGCAGCTGGCGTTCAACGCGGTCACGTCGCGCCTCATCAACGCGCAGCGGTTCACGCCGCTCGTCGTCAACTCCGTCGTCGTGCTCACCTTCTCCGCCGCGCTGCTCGGCGTCGacgacccctcctcctccgtcggcggcggcgccggcggcgacgccgttcAGCGTGGCAagcacgccgccggcgtcgtcctcACCCTGTCCGCGTCCGCCGTCTACGCGCTCATCCTGTCCCTGTTCGAGGCCACCTTCGACAAGGTGATCGGAGCAGCGACGCCGCGGTGGGTGCTCAAGATGCAGATCTCCACGAACGCGGTGGCCGCGACGGTGTCGGCGACGGCGCTGTTCGCGTCGGGGGAGTGGAGGACGATCGGCGGCGAGATGGCGGCGTTCAAGGGCGGGAAGGCGGCGTACGCGGCGACCGTGGTGGGGGTCGCCGTGGGGTGGCAGGCGGCGACGCTGGGCGCCGTGAGGCTGATCGCGAGGGTGTCGTCGCTGTTCGCGAACGTGACGGGCACCCTGGCGCTGCCGATGGTGCCGGTGCTGGCGGTGGCGCTGTTCGGGGACAAGATGACGGGCACCAAGGTGGTAGCCATGCTCATGGCCGTGTGGGGGTTTCTCTCGTACGTGTACCAGCACTACCTCGacggccggcgagcggcggcgcgagagggGAGGGTGCATGCGGCGGCTGGCTGTGGCATCTGCACAGATCAAATGAATTATTCTTAGAGTATGTctgggggagcttctagcaaTTGCAGCTTCTCCTAGAATTTTCAGCTGTCATAAACTTTCCAAACAGTTCAGCTTTTGGTCCAAATTCTGACAAGTTGTGATTGTAGAATCCAAAAAATGAACTGAAAGCCAGAAACTGGAAAACCTAGATTCTCAAAAGCTGACTACCAGCTAGCTGTCTATCACAATTTTAAGCTCCCCAACAAGCCAATATTTTTCACACAACTTCTGAGAAActatagt is from Oryza sativa Japonica Group chromosome 9, ASM3414082v1 and encodes:
- the LOC107275755 gene encoding probable purine permease 11, whose translation is MVDMLMLLVGEAMAPLLTRLYYNSGGNSLWMVTLAQSAGAPLLVIPFLLTPRAAAVGEPRPAPAASKMVAICVALGLVVGCDNLMYSYAMLYLPVSTFSLLAATQLAFNAVTSRLINAQRFTPLVVNSVVVLTFSAALLGVDDPSSSVGGGAGGDAVQRGKHAAGVVLTLSASAVYALILSLFEATFDKVIGAATPRWVLKMQISTNAVAATVSATALFASGEWRTIGGEMAAFKGGKAAYAATVVGVAVGWQAATLGAVRLIARVSSLFANVTGTLALPMVPVLAVALFGDKMTGTKVVAMLMAVWGFLSYVYQHYLDGRRAAAREGRVHAAAGCGICTDQMNYS